A section of the Enterococcus montenegrensis genome encodes:
- the sufU gene encoding Fe-S cluster assembly sulfur transfer protein SufU — protein MALSKLDNLYRQVILDHSSHPHHRGTLGKSNVTIEMNNPTCGDVIHLEVEVNNGIISDIAFDGSGCSISTASASMMTDAVIGKPLSEVGNLEQMFSDLVQGKDVADAEKLGDAAMLSGVAKFPTRIKCATLAWKALEKAVVETNSGIAETSSIHSHEEDILGENK, from the coding sequence ATGGCACTATCTAAACTAGACAATTTGTATCGCCAAGTCATCTTAGATCATTCTAGCCATCCTCATCATAGAGGGACGTTGGGAAAATCTAATGTGACAATTGAAATGAATAACCCAACTTGTGGCGACGTCATTCATTTGGAAGTTGAAGTAAACAATGGAATTATTTCGGATATTGCCTTTGATGGCAGCGGCTGTTCGATCAGTACCGCCAGTGCTTCTATGATGACTGACGCAGTTATTGGCAAACCATTATCAGAAGTCGGCAATTTAGAGCAGATGTTTTCTGACTTGGTGCAAGGAAAAGACGTAGCTGATGCTGAGAAATTAGGAGATGCCGCAATGTTAAGTGGCGTCGCAAAATTTCCAACGCGAATTAAATGTGCGACTTTAGCTTGGAAAGCATTGGAAAAAGCGGTCGTTGAAACAAACAGTGGCATTGCCGAAACAAGTTCCATACATTCCCATGAAGAAGATATTTTAGGGGAAAATAAATAA